In Lacrimispora indolis DSM 755, a genomic segment contains:
- a CDS encoding peptide ABC transporter substrate-binding protein, with the protein MKKRVLALGAAACLVIGSLAGCGFTGSTGSPTTGGSSQSTAPSESVSDKEAAPAAGGQVLSVYANAEIKTLVQWAASDNQSSKVNNNAFEGLLRLDENHEAQPALAESYDISDDKLTYTFHLRDGLQWSDGTPLTAKDFVFSWLKQMSAEATNGYSFIMTDYIVNGAEYNESKVKAEEVGVKALDDKTFQVTLKAPTPYFARLTVLCQFFPLNEEYVTSKGDQYGLSAENMIYCGPYVITSYDPAVGATLKKNEKYWDAANVKIENAQVRVMKDASSALNAYLANELSQVNLDSSNVAAYQNDPEFSSKSEFRTEYLQFSLSNPVMANKNIRRAVSMAIDRETLVKAILSDGSAPSVGLVAEGMYGNESKSFRELNGNICPFNPEEAKKYWEEGCKELGQTPALTLLVRDDSVTKAVATYIQSELSKNLGIDLVIDTKTVQARNELMDNDNYMFASTAWGADYDDAMTYLDLWTNGTPYRGSYVNEKYNKLIDDARVETDDAKRLDMLLQAEKLLVDEDMIVAPLYHRGSATLTKSNVKGLISHPFGPDVEFKYAYFE; encoded by the coding sequence ATGAAAAAAAGAGTATTAGCTTTAGGTGCGGCGGCCTGTCTTGTTATTGGATCCCTGGCAGGATGTGGTTTTACCGGTTCAACCGGCAGTCCTACGACCGGAGGATCTTCTCAGAGTACGGCTCCAAGCGAATCTGTTTCTGACAAAGAGGCTGCTCCGGCAGCAGGCGGTCAGGTGCTCAGCGTATACGCCAATGCTGAGATCAAGACTCTGGTACAGTGGGCAGCTTCCGATAACCAGTCTTCCAAGGTAAACAATAATGCATTTGAAGGCCTGCTTCGCCTGGATGAGAATCATGAGGCACAGCCTGCCCTGGCGGAAAGCTATGATATTTCCGATGATAAGCTTACATACACCTTTCATTTAAGAGACGGCCTGCAATGGAGCGACGGAACTCCATTGACAGCAAAGGATTTTGTGTTCTCCTGGTTAAAGCAGATGAGTGCGGAGGCCACCAATGGTTACAGCTTCATTATGACGGATTATATTGTAAACGGTGCCGAGTATAACGAAAGCAAAGTCAAAGCGGAAGAAGTGGGAGTAAAGGCCCTTGACGACAAGACTTTCCAGGTGACCTTAAAAGCGCCTACTCCTTATTTTGCCCGTTTAACAGTTCTTTGCCAGTTCTTCCCGTTAAATGAGGAATATGTTACCTCAAAGGGCGATCAGTATGGGTTAAGTGCGGAAAATATGATTTACTGCGGTCCTTACGTTATTACCAGCTATGATCCGGCAGTAGGGGCTACCTTAAAGAAGAATGAAAAGTACTGGGATGCGGCAAATGTAAAGATTGAGAATGCACAGGTAAGAGTTATGAAGGACGCTTCCTCAGCTCTTAACGCTTATCTGGCAAATGAGCTGAGCCAGGTAAACCTTGATTCTTCCAATGTGGCCGCTTACCAGAATGATCCGGAATTCAGTTCTAAAAGCGAGTTCAGAACCGAATATCTGCAGTTTTCTTTAAGTAATCCGGTTATGGCCAACAAAAATATCCGCAGGGCTGTTTCCATGGCCATTGACCGCGAGACTTTGGTTAAGGCAATTCTGTCAGATGGTTCTGCCCCCAGCGTCGGTCTGGTTGCGGAAGGCATGTATGGAAACGAAAGCAAAAGCTTCCGCGAGTTAAATGGAAATATATGTCCATTTAATCCGGAAGAGGCAAAGAAATACTGGGAAGAAGGCTGCAAGGAATTGGGACAGACTCCTGCTCTGACTTTGCTGGTGAGAGATGATTCTGTAACAAAAGCGGTTGCAACCTACATACAGAGTGAATTGAGTAAGAATTTGGGCATTGATCTTGTGATCGATACCAAGACGGTTCAGGCAAGAAACGAATTAATGGATAATGATAATTACATGTTTGCATCCACCGCCTGGGGAGCTGATTATGACGATGCCATGACCTACCTTGATTTGTGGACCAACGGAACTCCTTACCGCGGTTCCTATGTGAATGAAAAATATAATAAGCTGATTGATGACGCGAGAGTCGAAACGGATGACGCCAAGCGTCTTGATATGCTGCTGCAGGCGGAGAAGCTTCTGGTTGACGAAGATATGATCGTTGCTCCTTTGTATCACAGAGGTTCAGCAACCCTTACAAAGTCCAATGTGAAAGGCTTGATCAGCCATCCTTTCGGACCGGATGTGGAATTTAAATATGCTTATTTTGAGTAA